CATATTGCAGACGGCCGAAAACGCGCCCGACGTAACCGGTAAAGAATGCGGAAACGGTGTCGTGGTCAGCCACGGTGATGGCTGGGAAACACAATACTGCCACCTCGCCAATGGGTCGGTCGCGGTGGGGACTGGCGACAGGGTCGCGATCGGAACCATCTTGGGTCAGGTCGGTCTTTCCGGCCAAACGCAGTTCCCACATCTCCACTTGTCCGTTCGTCACAATGGCAACGTCATTGATCCATTCGACCCCGATGGCGCGATCACCTGCGGCGAACCGTCTGAAACAAAATTGTGGTCAGACGCAATTGATGCGCCAGCAGGCGGATTGATCACTGCAGGTTTTGCAGCCGGGGTCCCCGAATATAGCGCCGTTAAGGCCGGCACAGCACATGAGACGACATTGTCGTCTTCTGACGATTTGGTCGTGTGGGGCTACGTTTTTGGCGGTCGGGTCGGGGACGAAATCATCCTAAAGATCGACGGTCTCAACGATCAAATTATCAACCAAACTGTTGTTCTCGAACGAAATCAAGCACAGCTTTTCCGCGCGACAGGGCGCCGTGCACCTCAGTCTGGGTGGCCCTTCGGCGACTATCTTGGCGACATCAAAATGGTGCGCGATGGAATGGTCATCGACACCGCTACGACGACCGTAGAGATCCGTTAGCGTTCCGTCAGTTTCAGCTCAATGCGACGGTTTTGTGCCCGTGCTTCTGGCGTGTTTTCGGTGTTAATAGGTTGGAACTGGCCAAAACCGTTTGCGGCCAGACGGTTCGGTGGAATACCCAGAAAATCAGTCATGTAGCGGACAACTGAAAGCGCCCTGCCCTGACTGAGTTCCCAATTGTCGCGATACCGCCCATTTCCGCCAAGCGGAATATTGTCCGTGTGCCCGTCGACGCGGATCACCCAGTCGATGCCATCAGGAATATCGTCAGCGATATCGCGCAAAATGCTGGCGATATTGGCGATTTCAGCACGCCCCAGATCCGACAATTCCGCGCGTCCGGGCTGGAAAAGAACCTCAGACGAAAAGACGAAACGGTCACCTTCAATGCGAACGCGGTCTTGGCCCTCAAGCACTTCGCGCAGTTGGCCAAAGAAATCGGATCTAAACCGTTCCAGGTCTTGCGCCTCGGCGGACAAAC
The Rhodobacteraceae bacterium S2214 genome window above contains:
- a CDS encoding M23 family metallopeptidase is translated as MAIPFVSLVATSAAGDIPLALPIDCTLGETCHIQQTVDHDPTAGASDFACGLLTYDGHKGTDFALPSLAAQTEGVNVVATAPGTVRGVRDGMADILQTAENAPDVTGKECGNGVVVSHGDGWETQYCHLANGSVAVGTGDRVAIGTILGQVGLSGQTQFPHLHLSVRHNGNVIDPFDPDGAITCGEPSETKLWSDAIDAPAGGLITAGFAAGVPEYSAVKAGTAHETTLSSSDDLVVWGYVFGGRVGDEIILKIDGLNDQIINQTVVLERNQAQLFRATGRRAPQSGWPFGDYLGDIKMVRDGMVIDTATTTVEIR